One genomic segment of uncultured Desulfobacter sp. includes these proteins:
- a CDS encoding type I restriction-modification system subunit M — MTSNQQRAALQRQIWQIANDVRGAVDGWDFKQYVLGTLFYRFISENFSSYIEAGDDSINYAELSDDIITPDIKNDAVKTKGYFIYPSQLFANIAKGANTNESLNTDLAAIFAAIESSANGYPSERDIKGLFADFDTTSNRLGNTVTDKNTRLAAVLKGVAGLDFGDFQGNHIDLFGDAYEFLISNYAANAGKSGGEFFTPQHVSKLIAQLAMHRQTSVNKIYDPACGSGSLLLQSKKHFDAHIIEEGFFGQEINHTTYNLARMNMFLHNINYDKFNIQLGNTLIDPHFGDDKPFDAIVSNPPYSVKWIGADDPTLINDDRFAPAGVLAPKSKADFAFVLHALSYLSSKGRAAIVCFPGIFYRGGAEKKIRQYLVDNNYVETVIALAPNLFFGTTIAVNILVLSKHKTDTSTQFINAGGLFKKETNNNVLTDKHIEQIMQVFDSKEQVDHFAQSVDNDRIAANDYNLSVSSYVEAKDNREVIDIAKLNAELKSTVAKIDQLRSDIDTIVAEIEGGNQ; from the coding sequence ATGACAAGTAACCAACAACGCGCGGCACTGCAGCGCCAGATCTGGCAGATCGCCAATGATGTCCGAGGCGCAGTGGATGGCTGGGATTTTAAGCAATATGTACTCGGCACCCTGTTTTACCGCTTTATCAGTGAAAACTTTTCCAGCTACATCGAAGCCGGTGATGACAGCATCAACTATGCCGAGCTTTCAGATGACATTATCACCCCGGACATCAAAAATGATGCCGTTAAAACCAAGGGCTACTTCATCTACCCAAGCCAGCTGTTCGCCAATATTGCCAAAGGTGCCAACACCAATGAGAGCTTGAACACCGACCTGGCCGCCATATTTGCCGCCATTGAAAGCTCCGCCAATGGCTACCCGTCGGAGCGTGACATCAAAGGGTTGTTTGCCGATTTCGACACCACCAGCAACCGCCTCGGCAACACCGTTACCGATAAGAACACCCGTCTGGCTGCTGTACTCAAGGGGGTGGCCGGACTGGACTTTGGTGATTTTCAAGGCAACCATATTGATCTGTTCGGCGATGCCTACGAGTTTCTTATCTCAAACTACGCCGCCAATGCCGGTAAATCCGGGGGTGAATTTTTCACCCCGCAACACGTTTCCAAGCTGATTGCCCAGCTCGCCATGCACAGGCAGACCAGCGTCAATAAAATTTATGACCCGGCCTGCGGTTCCGGGTCCCTGCTGCTGCAATCCAAGAAACATTTTGACGCCCATATCATTGAAGAGGGATTTTTCGGCCAGGAGATCAACCACACCACCTACAACCTGGCTAGGATGAACATGTTTTTGCACAATATCAACTACGACAAGTTCAATATCCAGCTGGGCAATACTTTGATCGACCCGCATTTCGGCGATGACAAACCCTTTGATGCCATCGTCTCCAACCCGCCCTATTCAGTGAAGTGGATAGGCGCAGACGACCCGACACTGATTAACGATGACCGCTTTGCACCCGCCGGTGTACTCGCCCCCAAATCCAAGGCCGACTTTGCCTTTGTGCTGCACGCGCTCAGTTATCTTTCCAGTAAAGGCCGTGCGGCCATTGTCTGCTTTCCCGGTATTTTTTACCGGGGTGGTGCCGAAAAGAAAATCCGCCAGTATCTGGTGGATAACAACTATGTGGAGACCGTGATCGCCCTGGCACCCAACCTCTTTTTCGGCACCACCATTGCCGTCAACATTCTGGTGCTCTCCAAACACAAGACCGACACCAGCACCCAGTTCATCAATGCCGGCGGCCTGTTCAAGAAAGAGACCAACAACAACGTGCTCACCGACAAGCACATCGAACAGATCATGCAGGTCTTCGACAGCAAAGAGCAGGTGGATCACTTTGCCCAATCCGTAGATAACGACCGGATAGCTGCCAACGACTACAATCTTTCCGTCAGCAGCTATGTGGAAGCCAAAGACAACCGCGAGGTGATTGATATTGCAAAGCTCAATGCCGAGCTGAAAAGCACCGTTGCCAAGATTGACCAGTTACGCTCGGACATTGATACCATTGTTGCGGAGATTGAAGGAGGTAACCAATGA
- a CDS encoding helix-turn-helix domain-containing protein, which produces MEDRWLSVDEIGDYLGIKRDTVYKWISEKGMPAHKIGRLWKFKKDEVDRWVRSGCAAAGNEQHDKNKAE; this is translated from the coding sequence ATGGAAGACAGATGGTTGTCCGTAGATGAAATTGGAGACTATCTCGGGATCAAGCGAGATACCGTATATAAGTGGATAAGCGAAAAAGGTATGCCCGCCCATAAAATCGGCCGTCTTTGGAAATTCAAGAAAGATGAAGTAGACCGATGGGTGCGGTCAGGCTGCGCTGCTGCAGGCAATGAGCAACATGATAAAAACAAAGCCGAATAA
- the smpB gene encoding SsrA-binding protein SmpB encodes MNAKYTKLIANNKKARHNYHIDDEYEAGIVLVGSEVKAIREGRVSFKDSYADIRRGEVFLRRLHISPYAFAYNANHESLRTRKLLLHSHEIKKLVGKIKEQGYSLVPLKIYFKNDKIKVLLGLGKGKKLYDKRETIKQRDVKRDMDRERKKYS; translated from the coding sequence ATGAACGCAAAATATACCAAACTGATTGCCAATAATAAAAAAGCCCGGCATAATTATCACATTGATGATGAATATGAGGCCGGCATTGTGCTGGTGGGTTCAGAAGTTAAAGCCATCAGAGAGGGCAGGGTCAGTTTCAAGGATTCTTACGCAGATATCAGGCGCGGAGAAGTTTTTTTACGCCGTCTTCACATCTCTCCCTATGCGTTTGCATACAATGCCAATCATGAATCCTTGCGCACCCGGAAACTTTTGTTGCACAGCCATGAAATTAAAAAACTTGTCGGAAAAATAAAAGAACAGGGGTACTCCCTGGTGCCGTTAAAAATTTATTTTAAAAATGATAAAATAAAGGTTCTCCTTGGCCTTGGTAAAGGCAAAAAGCTTTACGACAAAAGGGAAACCATCAAACAGCGGGATGTTAAACGGGATATGGATCGTGAAAGAAAAAAATATTCCTGA
- the ptsP gene encoding phosphoenolpyruvate--protein phosphotransferase, producing MNRTVTDQIILRGISGSPGICIGKAYLVDREGVNLIKRYPVSPDMVSNEIDRFKDAVNKAKKDHANTIDSLGDDLSENLNILETHMVLFKDKMLYGKTIDTITNDQVNAEWALRQVSRRISRMFDQINDPYLRARGNDIIQVSDKIMNYLVGEAEIRISEINKRVIIVAHDLSPADTSQIQLEHIKGFITDRGGKDSHTSIVAKSLKIPSVLGLGNATANINNDAILIVDGSAGIVIINPDEDTLFRYEDKMARFEAFRADIERDSHLPAITADGVPINLLANIELVEEVVSAKDNKATGIGLFRTEFLCLDLNRLPTEDQMLQKYVELVELMQPAPVTIRTLDINGDKFNPYIDPVEEANPALGLRAVRFCLKNEGIFIAQIKAILRAAAFGNISLLIPMISCVEEIIGVKACIDKAVIELESEDKIFNKDIPLGIMIEVPSAVMMARELAEHVDFFSIGTNDLIQYSMAIDRRNRRVAHLYQALNPAVLKMIRLIVDAATEKNIELFMCGEMAGDAINIPVLLGLGLRNLSMNAGAIPVIKKMIRSMDVSKARKDVQTILGFQTVQEIVDYIQTEYKDLLPYKDNEE from the coding sequence ATGAATAGGACCGTTACGGATCAAATTATTCTCAGGGGTATCAGCGGTTCTCCCGGTATCTGTATTGGAAAGGCTTATCTTGTTGACCGGGAGGGCGTTAATCTTATTAAACGCTATCCTGTAAGCCCGGATATGGTCTCCAATGAAATAGACCGGTTTAAAGATGCCGTGAATAAAGCCAAAAAAGACCATGCCAATACCATTGATTCTTTAGGGGATGATTTAAGTGAGAACCTGAACATTCTTGAAACCCATATGGTTTTGTTCAAGGATAAAATGCTTTACGGCAAAACCATCGATACAATTACCAATGACCAGGTCAATGCGGAGTGGGCGCTTCGCCAGGTATCAAGGCGTATCAGCCGGATGTTTGATCAAATTAATGATCCGTATCTTCGGGCCAGGGGTAATGATATTATTCAGGTCTCAGACAAAATAATGAATTATCTGGTGGGTGAAGCTGAAATTCGGATCAGCGAAATCAATAAACGCGTCATCATAGTCGCCCATGACCTTTCCCCGGCAGATACCAGCCAGATCCAGCTTGAGCATATCAAAGGATTTATAACAGACAGAGGTGGTAAGGACTCCCATACAAGCATTGTGGCAAAATCCCTTAAAATTCCCTCGGTGTTGGGACTTGGCAATGCTACGGCAAATATTAATAATGATGCTATCCTTATCGTAGATGGTTCCGCCGGAATCGTTATCATTAATCCGGATGAAGATACCCTGTTTCGATATGAAGATAAAATGGCACGGTTTGAAGCCTTCAGGGCTGACATTGAACGGGATAGCCATCTGCCTGCGATCACTGCCGACGGGGTACCCATTAATCTTCTTGCCAATATAGAGCTTGTGGAAGAGGTCGTGTCTGCCAAGGACAATAAAGCGACTGGTATCGGATTATTCAGAACGGAATTTTTATGTCTGGATTTAAACCGGTTACCCACCGAGGACCAAATGCTGCAAAAATATGTGGAGCTTGTGGAGCTAATGCAGCCGGCGCCCGTGACCATCCGGACCCTGGATATTAACGGAGACAAATTTAATCCCTATATAGATCCGGTGGAAGAGGCCAACCCTGCATTAGGTTTGAGAGCCGTCAGGTTTTGTCTGAAAAATGAAGGTATTTTTATCGCCCAGATTAAAGCCATTTTACGAGCTGCGGCTTTTGGTAATATTAGTCTTCTCATTCCTATGATTTCCTGTGTTGAAGAAATTATTGGTGTAAAAGCATGTATTGACAAGGCGGTAATTGAACTTGAGTCCGAAGACAAAATATTTAATAAAGATATTCCGTTGGGAATTATGATTGAGGTGCCTTCCGCCGTGATGATGGCCCGGGAACTTGCCGAACACGTTGATTTTTTCAGTATCGGCACCAATGATTTGATTCAGTACTCCATGGCCATTGACCGGCGCAATCGCAGGGTGGCGCATCTTTACCAGGCATTAAACCCTGCGGTACTGAAAATGATCCGTCTCATCGTGGATGCGGCAACCGAAAAAAATATTGAATTGTTCATGTGCGGTGAAATGGCAGGAGACGCCATTAACATCCCAGTGCTTCTTGGTTTGGGATTGAGAAATCTGTCAATGAACGCCGGTGCTATCCCTGTCATAAAAAAAATGATCCGGTCCATGGATGTTTCAAAAGCGCGGAAAGATGTCCAGACCATCCTTGGCTTTCAAACGGTTCAGGAAATTGTCGATTATATTCAAACGGAATACAAGGATCTTTTGCCTTATAAGGATAACGAGGAATAA
- a CDS encoding HPr family phosphocarrier protein, with product MTINLDFQYSVSRQTTVVNALGMHARPAAVIAGMAQDAGGNIWLSDGKSIVDAASIIEILSLCAVSGTKVSIFTEKEEDSALADKIKNFFDIGFGENE from the coding sequence ATGACTATAAACTTGGATTTTCAATATTCAGTATCCCGGCAGACAACTGTTGTCAATGCCTTGGGAATGCATGCGCGCCCTGCTGCTGTAATTGCCGGGATGGCGCAAGACGCCGGTGGTAACATCTGGTTGTCAGATGGAAAAAGCATTGTGGATGCCGCAAGCATTATCGAAATTTTATCTCTGTGTGCGGTTTCAGGGACAAAGGTGTCCATTTTTACAGAAAAAGAAGAAGATTCTGCTCTGGCAGATAAAATTAAGAATTTTTTTGATATTGGGTTTGGTGAAAATGAATAG
- a CDS encoding TIGR00730 family Rossman fold protein, translating into MSKPKTIQYPIDDFKSGESWRLFKIMGEFVDGIDGLHDLGPAVSIFGSARTAKGHPDYETARKTAACFAAGGYAIITGGGPGIMEAANMGASEQKGESVGLKITLPFEEKGNEYMTRSLDFNYFFIRKVMFVKYAQAYIIMPGGLGTMDEMFETLTLVQTRRIRKMPVILMNKDFWAGLLEWIKHALAGSELISPLDMELFSIVDTPEQALEIVENFYKRA; encoded by the coding sequence ATGAGCAAGCCCAAGACCATCCAGTACCCCATTGATGATTTCAAGTCCGGTGAATCATGGCGCCTGTTTAAAATTATGGGCGAATTTGTTGACGGTATAGACGGACTTCATGATTTGGGACCTGCCGTATCTATTTTCGGTTCTGCCAGAACGGCCAAAGGCCATCCTGATTATGAAACTGCAAGAAAGACAGCAGCTTGTTTTGCAGCCGGCGGTTATGCGATCATTACGGGTGGAGGGCCCGGTATAATGGAAGCGGCAAATATGGGCGCATCAGAGCAAAAAGGGGAGTCCGTAGGGTTAAAAATAACCCTGCCCTTTGAAGAAAAGGGCAATGAATATATGACCCGATCTTTGGACTTTAATTACTTTTTTATCCGAAAGGTTATGTTTGTAAAATATGCCCAAGCCTATATCATCATGCCGGGAGGACTTGGCACAATGGATGAAATGTTTGAAACTCTGACGCTGGTTCAGACCCGGCGTATCCGAAAAATGCCTGTTATTTTAATGAACAAAGACTTTTGGGCCGGACTTTTGGAATGGATTAAACACGCACTTGCCGGAAGCGAATTAATTTCTCCCTTGGATATGGAGTTGTTTTCAATAGTTGACACCCCGGAACAGGCCCTTGAAATAGTAGAGAACTTTTACAAACGGGCTTAA
- a CDS encoding class I adenylate cyclase produces MDDFNPGFDRQTFDDHWKTLDEQQRINIVLQAPQLPVNFGLLPILNSVFSTHYSLREAGRKSLNEMALVVRKNIETPLENKPLKQAETDAFHAAAFIYRKIFAQMSFSDKSVLIQALMNIGSIGAFFAFKAIYLERVSPDVIKKCIKDLDDQLSLIFADQYLQADPAIRLRFASLFRYVLAGVKQREAVTWYYADLFDRGRDVDPYLNNIDASLRDPFLIEDNELLSPDPQDRIAGLKAISMMRSKVPLRVFDKALTRETVKKVRMAVYSLIENSSLGLYPELFEPVFQRFQNAKTNEALSAFKALVVTGRHPFHKVMDMVRDTYPSIIPIIHMEISELSRLSFFTLQDIALSKGVYQGKNYDVNLACIFGMIKKRPERVVRILKENIEICGSDRIRKEVDRLMVKTQTLLLKERKSITAPFKNIQMEMPEKKSMATFFKSILKDPVQKKLDDLRQRIIPRDLDFQKAVIRDLDLFGMDLTRSILNLTHAQITNTLLTGIHVSGGVCCNTLFYNINMDEAVFDLTCFDNAVFVNVSAKNAKFNQCSFQNASFYNCNLNGADMSDALFIKAVISKSSFKETNFTCAVFAHARLSGLSFVSACLHMADFTNTRARFCRFASHAAMNMRVRDLNYNDREYQLSFNDLPRIDPRVANEINILIFSEFIHFGQAKFIKQNKLSLLAAFDIFKPEQADFFQLLPLLIHENIAMPETSKILSSTPCGVEDYLPSRETERVARHYLGSADVLVRRHPNPCILAIYSMGSVGSVAQTTESDIDYWICIDEKRLGHQATDLLRQKLDVLESMALDRFKIQVTFFLVDIFKARDNDFGGSSQESSGSAQARLLKEEFYRTMIHVAGRLPLWTALPTSISINYYNLIFDCINHLPGTKRYIDLGDIHAVPRNEYFGASIWQMFKWLKSPFKSVIKMALLEKYINTYGREPMLCNEYKNEWMNSGTHLKPGQNDSYVILLNTLIQFYMNSGDTRSIKLLLTCFFLKLGITKQSELDFSVFGLRRILLERCLREWGWTQEKVFEVGRFRSWPYAAIHRLSLTIEQYMITRYTDLKSRFRDDSGPAISEQDRLVLERKVDIQFQDKPGKIKKLLLISSGDRHFSRLYIEYLAVSGKKYGQWKLIHKPSIQTRMDEESILTANSVEEIGAWLIHNHLYTDHTFLAMAPNPTKVSHDSIEKLYRSMHDFFTPEFAKPVSFDALRKKPVIINLFVSVNFYAEKPSGKISDFTLVYLNSWEEMFFRIARLKTPVADLEPVKKQICIWLGLKQLPEKTVFHTPRRG; encoded by the coding sequence ATGGATGACTTTAATCCTGGATTTGATCGTCAGACCTTTGATGATCACTGGAAAACTCTTGATGAACAACAGCGTATAAATATAGTCCTTCAAGCACCACAATTACCTGTCAATTTTGGTCTTCTGCCCATCTTAAACAGTGTTTTTTCGACCCATTATTCTTTAAGGGAAGCGGGAAGAAAAAGTTTAAACGAGATGGCTTTGGTCGTTCGGAAAAACATAGAAACACCGCTGGAAAATAAACCGTTAAAACAGGCAGAGACCGACGCCTTTCACGCGGCCGCTTTTATTTACCGCAAAATTTTTGCGCAAATGTCATTTTCAGATAAAAGTGTTCTTATCCAGGCGCTTATGAATATTGGCAGTATCGGCGCTTTTTTTGCTTTCAAAGCCATTTATCTGGAACGGGTTTCCCCGGACGTAATAAAAAAATGTATCAAAGATCTGGATGACCAGCTTAGTTTGATTTTTGCCGATCAGTATCTGCAGGCAGACCCTGCCATCCGTCTGCGTTTTGCAAGCCTGTTTCGCTATGTGCTTGCCGGCGTTAAGCAGCGCGAGGCTGTGACCTGGTATTATGCGGACCTTTTTGACCGGGGTCGGGATGTTGACCCCTATTTAAATAATATTGACGCCTCATTGCGAGATCCTTTTCTTATAGAGGATAATGAGCTGTTGTCTCCGGACCCTCAAGATCGGATTGCCGGTCTTAAAGCCATTTCAATGATGCGATCAAAGGTGCCGCTACGGGTTTTTGACAAAGCGTTGACCCGAGAAACCGTAAAAAAGGTCAGGATGGCTGTATACAGTCTGATTGAAAATTCATCCCTTGGACTGTACCCGGAACTGTTTGAACCTGTGTTTCAGCGGTTTCAAAATGCCAAAACCAACGAGGCCCTCAGCGCGTTTAAAGCCCTTGTTGTCACCGGTAGACACCCCTTTCACAAGGTTATGGATATGGTTCGGGACACTTATCCATCCATTATTCCCATCATCCATATGGAAATTTCAGAGTTATCCAGACTCTCATTTTTTACGCTCCAGGACATTGCTTTGAGCAAGGGCGTATACCAGGGTAAAAATTATGACGTTAACCTGGCATGTATTTTCGGCATGATTAAGAAGCGGCCTGAACGGGTGGTCAGGATTTTAAAGGAAAACATAGAAATTTGCGGGTCGGACCGGATCAGGAAAGAAGTAGACAGGCTCATGGTAAAAACCCAGACCCTGCTGCTCAAAGAACGCAAAAGTATTACCGCTCCTTTCAAAAATATACAGATGGAAATGCCCGAGAAGAAATCCATGGCTACCTTTTTCAAGTCCATACTCAAGGATCCGGTCCAAAAAAAACTGGATGATTTAAGGCAACGGATTATTCCCCGGGATCTGGATTTTCAGAAGGCGGTTATCCGGGACCTGGATTTGTTCGGGATGGATTTGACCCGATCCATCCTTAATCTAACCCATGCACAGATTACCAACACTTTGCTGACAGGCATTCATGTGTCAGGCGGTGTATGTTGCAATACCCTGTTTTACAATATAAATATGGATGAGGCTGTATTTGATCTGACTTGCTTTGATAATGCCGTCTTTGTCAATGTGTCTGCCAAAAATGCAAAATTTAATCAATGCAGTTTTCAAAACGCATCTTTTTATAATTGTAATTTAAACGGGGCAGACATGAGCGACGCCCTGTTTATTAAAGCGGTCATCTCAAAATCCTCTTTTAAAGAAACAAATTTTACCTGTGCTGTTTTTGCACACGCACGACTATCTGGCCTGTCATTTGTAAGTGCTTGCCTTCACATGGCGGATTTCACCAATACCAGGGCCCGGTTCTGCCGGTTTGCATCACATGCAGCCATGAATATGCGTGTCCGGGATCTGAATTATAATGACAGGGAATACCAACTCAGCTTCAATGACCTGCCAAGGATTGATCCCAGGGTGGCCAATGAAATAAATATACTTATTTTTTCTGAGTTTATTCATTTCGGGCAGGCAAAATTTATTAAACAGAATAAATTAAGTCTTCTGGCGGCTTTTGATATTTTTAAACCGGAACAGGCGGACTTTTTTCAGCTTCTACCTTTACTGATCCATGAAAACATTGCAATGCCGGAAACCAGTAAGATCCTTTCATCAACGCCTTGTGGCGTGGAAGATTATCTGCCGTCAAGGGAGACTGAACGGGTTGCCCGGCACTACCTGGGAAGTGCCGATGTTCTCGTCCGCCGGCATCCGAATCCCTGCATTCTTGCAATATATTCCATGGGAAGTGTTGGGTCTGTTGCCCAGACTACGGAGTCTGACATTGATTACTGGATTTGTATAGATGAGAAGCGGTTGGGTCACCAGGCAACCGATCTTTTGCGCCAAAAACTTGATGTGTTGGAAAGCATGGCTCTGGACCGGTTTAAAATTCAGGTCACCTTTTTTCTTGTGGATATTTTCAAGGCCCGTGATAATGATTTTGGCGGTTCCTCCCAGGAAAGTTCAGGCTCAGCACAAGCCCGTCTGCTTAAAGAGGAGTTTTACCGGACCATGATCCATGTGGCAGGCAGACTGCCCTTGTGGACGGCGCTTCCCACCAGCATCAGCATCAATTATTATAATTTGATCTTCGACTGCATTAATCATTTGCCCGGTACTAAACGCTATATCGACTTGGGTGATATCCATGCCGTACCCCGTAATGAATATTTCGGCGCTTCTATCTGGCAAATGTTTAAATGGCTTAAAAGCCCTTTTAAATCGGTCATTAAGATGGCCCTGCTGGAAAAATATATCAATACCTATGGCCGGGAACCCATGCTGTGCAATGAGTATAAAAATGAGTGGATGAATTCAGGAACTCATCTGAAGCCGGGACAGAATGATTCCTACGTCATTTTGCTTAATACCCTGATTCAATTTTATATGAATTCAGGGGACACACGTTCCATCAAGCTTTTGCTCACCTGTTTTTTTCTCAAGCTGGGGATTACAAAACAATCGGAGCTGGATTTCAGTGTTTTTGGCCTGCGACGCATCCTTTTGGAAAGGTGCCTGCGGGAATGGGGCTGGACCCAGGAAAAAGTGTTTGAGGTCGGCCGATTCAGATCCTGGCCTTATGCCGCCATTCACCGCCTTTCCTTGACCATTGAACAGTATATGATAACACGGTACACGGATCTTAAAAGCCGTTTCAGGGATGATTCCGGGCCGGCTATTTCCGAGCAGGACCGTTTGGTTCTTGAACGCAAGGTGGATATCCAGTTCCAGGACAAGCCGGGTAAGATTAAAAAATTGCTTTTAATTTCAAGCGGGGACCGTCATTTTTCACGGCTTTATATAGAATACCTGGCCGTGTCCGGAAAAAAATACGGCCAGTGGAAATTGATCCATAAACCATCTATCCAGACCCGGATGGATGAAGAATCTATACTTACGGCAAATTCTGTGGAGGAGATCGGGGCCTGGCTGATTCATAACCATCTTTATACAGACCATACTTTTTTGGCCATGGCGCCGAATCCAACGAAAGTTTCCCACGACAGCATTGAAAAACTTTACAGAAGCATGCATGATTTTTTTACCCCTGAATTTGCAAAACCGGTTAGTTTTGATGCATTGAGAAAAAAACCGGTCATTATAAATCTGTTTGTTTCCGTCAATTTTTATGCGGAAAAACCCAGCGGAAAAATCTCAGATTTTACACTGGTCTACCTGAATTCCTGGGAAGAGATGTTTTTTCGAATCGCAAGGCTTAAAACGCCGGTGGCGGACCTTGAACCGGTCAAAAAACAGATATGCATATGGCTTGGTTTAAAGCAACTACCCGAAAAAACTGTCTTTCATACCCCAAGAAGGGGTTAA
- the parE gene encoding DNA topoisomerase IV subunit B produces the protein MNLFDGRTQDKTASQGYDAQSIEVLKGLDPVKRRPGMYTDTSSPDHLAFEVIDNSVDEAIAGFATRIDVTLTQDNRIIVSDNGRGMPVDIHPQEGISGVELIMTKLHAGAKFSNKDYAFSGGLHGVGVSVVNALSIHLCIDICRDKKRYTIEFQNGTKTKNLEEVGKAANSGTTLAFKPDSAYFDTDQFNVVAIRAALKSKAVLCQGLTTTFTVEQTGETDTWHYDQGLDQYFQEMIHSAKTIFPEPFTGSADNDDLKAVWAVNWGIEDALDIEESYVNLIPTKLGGTHVNGFRSGLLESVKEFCKFRNLLPKGVFLTPEDIWQNVGYVLSVKLVEAQFSGQTKERLSSRHCASLVNLQVRDAFSLWLNQNVAFGEALAQAAIENARRRERKRKKVSLKTRTSGASLPAKLSDCTSDDQRQRELFFVEGDSAGGSAKQARDRRFQAIMPLRGKILNTWDLNSSAILESKEIRDISQVLGVIPGSDDISRLRYNKLCILADADSDGLHIATLLCALFLRHFPEVVRQGHVFVAMPPLYRIDMGKEVFYALDDSEKSAIIKRLSRRKKPAKINIQRFKGLGEMNPSQLRETTIAPDSRRLVQLTITEEPGTDEQKNDPARENEELTSASSENERLLDSPAADNARASESKKDDVFQVMDMLLSKKRARDRKHWIETHGVIKEI, from the coding sequence ATGAACTTATTTGATGGCAGAACACAGGACAAGACCGCAAGTCAAGGGTATGATGCCCAGTCCATAGAGGTGCTCAAAGGCCTTGACCCGGTAAAGCGCAGGCCCGGCATGTACACGGACACATCAAGCCCGGACCACCTGGCCTTTGAAGTTATTGACAACAGTGTGGATGAGGCCATTGCAGGCTTTGCCACACGCATTGACGTCACCCTGACCCAGGACAACAGGATCATTGTATCGGACAACGGCCGTGGAATGCCCGTGGACATCCACCCCCAGGAAGGTATTTCCGGTGTGGAACTGATCATGACCAAGCTGCATGCAGGTGCCAAATTTTCAAACAAGGATTATGCGTTTTCCGGCGGGCTTCATGGGGTAGGTGTTTCTGTGGTCAATGCCCTGTCCATCCATCTGTGCATTGATATTTGCCGGGATAAAAAACGGTATACAATTGAATTTCAAAACGGCACTAAAACCAAAAACCTGGAAGAGGTCGGCAAAGCTGCCAATAGTGGAACCACGCTGGCGTTTAAACCGGATTCGGCCTATTTTGATACCGATCAATTCAATGTGGTCGCCATCCGGGCAGCGCTTAAATCCAAGGCCGTTCTTTGTCAAGGGCTGACAACCACATTTACCGTTGAGCAAACCGGAGAAACCGACACCTGGCATTACGACCAGGGCCTGGATCAATATTTTCAAGAGATGATCCACAGCGCCAAGACTATTTTTCCGGAACCGTTCACAGGCTCTGCCGATAATGATGATTTAAAGGCCGTATGGGCGGTGAACTGGGGGATAGAAGATGCCCTTGACATTGAGGAGAGCTATGTCAACCTCATTCCCACAAAGCTTGGGGGTACCCATGTCAATGGATTCAGATCCGGCTTGCTGGAGTCTGTTAAAGAATTCTGCAAATTTCGAAACCTTCTACCTAAAGGTGTGTTTCTTACCCCTGAGGATATCTGGCAAAATGTGGGATATGTATTATCCGTAAAACTTGTGGAAGCCCAGTTTTCAGGCCAGACCAAAGAACGCCTCTCCTCACGGCACTGTGCAAGCCTGGTTAATCTCCAAGTCCGGGACGCTTTCAGTCTGTGGCTGAACCAGAACGTGGCGTTCGGCGAAGCCCTCGCCCAGGCAGCCATTGAAAATGCCAGACGACGTGAAAGAAAACGCAAAAAAGTGTCCTTGAAAACCCGCACCAGCGGGGCCTCTTTACCGGCGAAACTGTCAGACTGCACCAGCGATGACCAAAGACAGCGGGAACTTTTTTTTGTAGAGGGAGACTCAGCCGGCGGTTCGGCTAAGCAAGCCAGAGACAGACGTTTTCAGGCCATCATGCCCCTACGGGGAAAAATCTTGAATACCTGGGATTTAAATTCTTCGGCCATACTTGAATCCAAGGAGATCCGGGATATTTCACAGGTACTGGGCGTGATCCCGGGATCAGATGATATTTCCAGACTGCGCTACAACAAATTATGTATACTGGCCGATGCAGACTCCGATGGTCTGCATATTGCAACCCTATTGTGCGCACTTTTTCTAAGGCACTTTCCCGAAGTGGTCCGGCAGGGACATGTGTTTGTGGCCATGCCACCCCTTTACCGGATTGACATGGGAAAAGAGGTGTTTTACGCCCTTGATGATTCAGAAAAAAGCGCCATCATTAAACGGCTGAGCCGCAGGAAAAAGCCGGCAAAAATAAATATCCAGCGTTTCAAGGGATTGGGGGAGATGAACCCATCCCAGCTGCGGGAAACCACCATTGCCCCGGACTCCCGGCGTCTCGTTCAGTTGACGATCACAGAGGAACCAGGCACCGACGAACAAAAAAACGACCCGGCCCGGGAAAATGAAGAATTGACATCAGCCTCATCTGAAAACGAAAGGCTCCTTGATTCCCCGGCAGCAGATAATGCCCGGGCATCAGAATCAAAAAAGGATGATGTATTCCAGGTCATGGATATGCTCTTAAGTAAAAAAAGGGCCCGGGACCGGAAACATTGGATTGAAACCCATGGAGTAATCAAAGAGATTTAA